One segment of Ureibacillus thermophilus DNA contains the following:
- a CDS encoding DUF554 domain-containing protein, whose product MILFGTAVNALLIMIGSIIGRFLGNMPEKMKNTTLSIIGLAVALLGIQMGLESNNFIILIISLVVGAVIGEWIDLDSLFNRFGKWVESKITKNKESNSNIAEGFITASLIFVIGSMGIIGALDSGLRNDHDVLITKGIIDGFTSIILTSTLGMGVLLSAFPVFFYQGFIAVFSGLISKYIPEEALNLFIQEMTATGGVMILAIGLNIAGLTKIRVANLLPGIVVVAVMIAILFPFQ is encoded by the coding sequence ATGATATTATTTGGAACAGCGGTCAATGCATTATTAATTATGATTGGTTCTATCATTGGGCGGTTTTTAGGAAATATGCCGGAAAAAATGAAAAATACCACTTTATCGATTATCGGTTTAGCTGTTGCGCTGCTTGGCATCCAAATGGGATTAGAATCAAATAATTTCATCATTTTAATTATTAGCTTAGTTGTTGGCGCCGTAATCGGTGAATGGATTGACTTGGATTCATTATTCAATCGGTTTGGAAAATGGGTGGAATCAAAAATCACCAAAAATAAAGAGTCCAATAGCAACATAGCAGAGGGATTTATTACAGCATCCCTCATTTTTGTCATCGGTTCAATGGGCATTATCGGCGCCTTGGACAGCGGTTTAAGAAATGACCATGATGTGCTGATTACAAAAGGAATTATTGACGGTTTTACTTCCATTATTTTGACATCTACATTAGGAATGGGCGTGCTATTATCAGCTTTTCCAGTATTTTTCTATCAAGGATTCATTGCAGTTTTTTCGGGCCTTATAAGCAAATATATACCTGAAGAAGCGTTAAATCTTTTTATTCAAGAAATGACAGCAACGGGCGGCGTTATGATATTAGCCATTGGACTAAATATTGCCGGATTAACCAAAATTCGAGTAGCGAATTTGCTCCCGGGCATTGTGGTCGTTGCGGTCATGATTGCCATACTCTTTCCTTTTCAATAA
- the yyaC gene encoding spore protease YyaC — translation MQNTPQEPLKMTIHYEEAGAVWRLSDLFLEHIPFDHENLVFCCIGTDRSTGDALGPLTGSILSNSQFPFRIIGTLENPLHAINLALTVEELQQMTTTPFVVAIDACLGRQKSIGQIIVEQGPLFPGKAVNKELPPIGDISIKGVVNVGGFLEMLVLQNTRLHITYSMSHKIARALSLAYQRHLLKRKEYGNHDRNDHNAREQIRYSNFG, via the coding sequence ATGCAGAATACTCCTCAAGAACCATTAAAAATGACGATTCATTATGAAGAAGCAGGAGCTGTCTGGCGTTTAAGCGATTTGTTTTTAGAACATATCCCTTTTGACCATGAAAATCTAGTATTTTGTTGTATCGGCACCGACCGCTCAACCGGCGATGCTTTAGGTCCATTAACCGGAAGCATTCTATCCAACTCCCAGTTTCCATTTCGAATCATCGGCACTTTAGAAAATCCTCTTCATGCTATCAATTTAGCACTTACCGTTGAGGAATTACAACAAATGACTACTACGCCCTTTGTCGTTGCGATAGATGCCTGCCTTGGAAGACAAAAAAGCATTGGTCAAATTATTGTCGAACAGGGACCACTATTTCCTGGAAAAGCAGTTAATAAAGAATTACCTCCCATCGGCGACATTTCCATTAAGGGAGTTGTCAACGTGGGAGGATTTTTGGAAATGCTTGTATTACAAAATACCCGTTTACACATCACTTATTCAATGAGCCATAAAATTGCCCGCGCTCTTTCCCTTGCTTATCAACGCCATTTATTGAAAAGGAAAGAGTATGGCAATCATGACCGCAACGACCACAATGCCCGGGAGCAAATTCGCTACTCGAATTTTGGTTAA
- a CDS encoding mechanosensitive ion channel family protein — translation MAVDNVDSIEIVETVQKETKDIVNITQIIWDYFSSEQFWDFVIVASIKITAILVVSYLVVFIGKRIIARFFKLRMKAPLNYSERRQKTLLKLSQSVLSYIVYFAAIIGILSSLNINVAGLLAGAGIAGLAIGFGAQNLVKDVITGFFIIFEDQFGVGDYVRINTASSAEGTVTEIGLRTTKIIGITGEVYIIPNGQITEVVNYSLNNSIAIIDMQVGIEADVEKMEKLITEYLKTLPSKYEELVDVPKFVGVQNVAGAEMTIRITAETKPQQHYGIARIIRRDVKKILEKNGIPMAYPKMMIYDSSRALSRGDENDGDKNI, via the coding sequence ATGGCGGTAGATAATGTAGATAGCATAGAAATTGTAGAAACGGTTCAAAAGGAAACGAAGGATATTGTCAATATTACCCAAATAATTTGGGATTATTTTTCAAGTGAACAGTTTTGGGATTTTGTGATTGTTGCTTCCATAAAAATTACTGCAATTTTAGTTGTTTCTTACCTTGTAGTATTTATAGGAAAACGCATAATTGCGCGATTTTTTAAGCTGCGTATGAAGGCGCCGCTTAATTATTCAGAGAGAAGGCAAAAAACCCTTTTAAAACTGTCCCAAAGCGTGCTGTCTTATATTGTGTACTTTGCGGCCATTATCGGCATTTTATCTTCGCTGAATATTAATGTTGCGGGTTTACTTGCTGGAGCTGGGATTGCAGGTCTAGCCATCGGTTTTGGTGCGCAAAACTTAGTCAAAGACGTGATTACCGGATTTTTCATTATCTTTGAAGACCAATTTGGCGTTGGGGATTATGTGCGAATTAATACGGCAAGCTCTGCAGAGGGGACCGTTACGGAAATCGGGTTAAGAACGACGAAAATAATTGGTATAACGGGGGAAGTTTATATTATTCCGAATGGACAAATTACAGAAGTGGTCAACTATTCTTTAAATAACTCTATAGCCATCATCGATATGCAAGTCGGCATTGAAGCAGATGTTGAAAAAATGGAAAAATTGATAACAGAATATTTAAAAACACTGCCTTCCAAATATGAGGAGTTGGTGGATGTACCGAAATTCGTTGGGGTTCAAAATGTGGCGGGGGCGGAAATGACGATTCGCATTACTGCCGAAACAAAACCTCAACAACATTATGGAATCGCAAGGATTATTCGAAGGGATGTCAAAAAGATCTTAGAGAAAAATGGAATTCCAATGGCATATCCAAAAATGATGATATATGATTCTAGTAGAGCCTTGTCAAGGGGAGATGAGAATGATGGAGACAAAAACATTTAA
- a CDS encoding DUF951 domain-containing protein, which produces METKTFKLNDIVEMKKPHPCGTNAWKIIRMGADIRIKCQGCGHSVLLPRREFTKKMKKVIQEAEE; this is translated from the coding sequence ATGGAGACAAAAACATTTAAATTGAATGATATTGTGGAAATGAAAAAACCACATCCATGCGGAACAAATGCTTGGAAAATTATCCGGATGGGTGCAGATATACGAATTAAATGCCAAGGCTGCGGCCACAGTGTATTGCTTCCTCGCCGCGAATTTACAAAAAAAATGAAAAAAGTCATTCAAGAAGCGGAAGAATAA
- a CDS encoding NYN domain-containing protein: MLEDDFNETLTDDHFTPDFQQKGVDIKIGLDVAWLSSKSLVDRIILITGDSDFVPAMKFARREGLQVILVKIGPKHINESLEIHSDFIRTYSNQDVLEICLYSTHIKS, translated from the coding sequence ATATTAGAAGACGATTTCAATGAAACTTTAACGGATGATCATTTTACACCAGATTTCCAACAAAAAGGTGTTGATATAAAAATCGGCTTGGATGTAGCTTGGTTATCAAGTAAGTCGTTAGTTGACAGAATTATTTTAATCACAGGAGATTCAGATTTTGTTCCTGCAATGAAGTTTGCAAGACGTGAAGGCTTACAAGTGATTTTGGTTAAAATCGGTCCAAAACATATCAATGAATCTTTAGAAATACATAGTGATTTTATTAGAACTTATAGCAATCAAGATGTACTAGAAATTTGTCTATATTCTACTCACATTAAGTCATAA
- the ychF gene encoding redox-regulated ATPase YchF has product MSLTAGIVGLPNVGKSTLFNAITKAGALAANYPFATIDPNVGVVDVPDPRLDKLTELVKPQKKVPTSFEFTDIAGIVKGASKGEGLGNKFLSHIREVDAICQVVRCFEDENITHVAGKVDPIADIEVINLELILADLESVDKRLQRVSKIAKQKDKDAVAEEAVLLKVKEALESEKPARSVELTEDEKKIIKGLNLLTLKPMLYVANVSEEDVANADENEYVKQVRAYAEAEGSKVITVCAKIEEEIAQLDDEEKKMFLEELGIKESGLDQLIRAAYDLLGLATYFTAGEKEVRAWTFKKGMKAPECAGIIHSDFERGFIRAETVSFEDLVAAGSMQQAKEQGKVRLEGKDYVVQDGDIMLFRFNV; this is encoded by the coding sequence ATGTCACTAACAGCTGGAATTGTCGGTCTGCCAAACGTCGGAAAGTCTACATTATTTAATGCTATTACAAAAGCAGGGGCTCTTGCTGCCAACTATCCGTTTGCAACGATTGATCCAAACGTTGGCGTTGTAGATGTACCAGACCCACGATTAGACAAATTAACAGAGCTTGTAAAACCTCAAAAGAAAGTGCCAACTTCTTTTGAATTTACAGATATTGCGGGAATCGTAAAAGGCGCTTCTAAAGGTGAAGGATTGGGAAATAAATTCCTTTCCCATATTCGCGAAGTGGATGCGATTTGCCAAGTAGTTCGTTGTTTTGAAGATGAAAACATCACCCACGTTGCTGGGAAAGTTGATCCAATCGCCGATATTGAGGTAATTAACTTAGAGTTGATTTTAGCAGACTTAGAATCGGTAGATAAAAGACTTCAAAGAGTAAGCAAAATCGCTAAACAAAAAGATAAAGACGCGGTGGCGGAAGAAGCAGTTTTATTAAAAGTGAAAGAAGCTCTTGAAAGTGAAAAGCCAGCCCGCTCTGTAGAATTAACGGAAGATGAGAAGAAAATCATCAAAGGATTAAATTTATTAACATTAAAACCAATGCTTTATGTGGCCAACGTATCAGAAGAGGATGTGGCCAATGCGGATGAAAATGAATATGTAAAACAAGTCCGCGCTTATGCAGAAGCAGAAGGATCCAAGGTCATCACTGTTTGCGCAAAAATTGAAGAAGAAATTGCCCAACTGGATGATGAAGAAAAGAAAATGTTCCTTGAAGAATTAGGCATTAAGGAATCTGGATTAGACCAACTCATTCGCGCTGCTTATGATTTACTTGGTCTTGCCACATACTTTACGGCTGGTGAAAAAGAAGTCCGCGCTTGGACATTTAAAAAAGGAATGAAAGCTCCGGAATGTGCAGGAATCATCCACTCTGACTTCGAACGCGGCTTCATCCGAGCAGAAACAGTTTCCTTTGAGGATTTAGTTGCGGCTGGTTCCATGCAACAAGCAAAAGAACAAGGTAAAGTCCGTTTAGAAGGAAAAGACTATGTCGTGCAAGACGGCGATATCATGTTATTCCGATTCAATGTATAA